From one Xiphophorus hellerii strain 12219 chromosome 18, Xiphophorus_hellerii-4.1, whole genome shotgun sequence genomic stretch:
- the LOC116707487 gene encoding scavenger receptor cysteine-rich type 1 protein M130-like isoform X2 encodes MDQTALMLLLCLCSSALSDEVRLVAGRSRCVGRLEKKDLGDWKPVTDWNWDFTSAAGACRQLHCGSVVSLQRDENDNVEIVCSDSVRLVQGTNRCSGRLEVKTNQSWSSVCEKDFDLQDAEVVCREIGCGPPSVHQGALYGEAEAPVGSREFLCEGSESALLNCSSRKSSGRNSCSPGQAVGLTCSDQENFRLVGEASRCAGRLEMIHHEEWRPVAVWLHYWTMNSAAAVCAELDCGSAVSVRNSKETSKRPVWEIQSDCLQSGSALKNCLPYGRHRDQSHEFICSGLLVEPLIFLSSSTDGVSTGRKQGSELLIGSNFSIICSIRPQYEGGSFQLIFSTSNYTQNQTLPAVNHSALFLFSAAGHAHQGTYRCVYHVYVFSYNFSSMSQPLNVTVSGKVMESMRKSSASVSASPTALIISLVVVLLGMLGSVLVLYFKARRNQKSGPENNHHDEGSRAEGSLKEETAV; translated from the exons ATGGACCAAacagctctgatgctgcttctgtgtctctgcagctcag CGCTGTCTGATGAAGTCAGACTGGTAGCAGGAAGGAGTCGCTGTGTTGGCAGACTGGAGAAGAAGGATCTGGGAGACTGGAAACCAGTGACTGATTGGAACTGGGACTTTACATCAGCAGCTGGAGCTTGCAGACAGCTCCACTGTGGATCTGTGGTGTCGTTACAAAGAGATGAGAACGACAATGTAGAGATCGTCTGTTCAG ACTCAGTCAGGCTGGTTCAAGGGACCAACCGGTGCTCAGGCAGACTAGAGGTGAAGACCAACCAGTCGTGGtcctcagtgtgtgaaaaagactTTGACCTGCAGGATGCAGAGGTGGTCTGCAGGGAGATTGGCTGTGGGCCTCCTtcagtccaccagggggcgctctatggagaagcagaggctccagtggggagcagagagttcctgtgtgaaggcagtgagtctgctctgctgaactgcagcagcaggaagagttcaggtagaaacagctgctcacctggtcaagctgttggactcacctgttcag aTCAAGAAAACTTCAGGTTGGTGGGAGAGGCCAGCCGATGTGCCGGGAGACTGGAGATGATACATCATGAAGAGTGGAGACCAGTGGCTGTTTGGCTTCATTACTGGACCATGaactcagctgctgcagtttgtgctgaactggactgtggttctgctgtttcagtAAGAAATTCAAAGGAAACGTCAAAGAGACCAGTTTGGGAGATCCAGTCTGACTGTTTGCAGTCAGGATCTGCATTAAAGAACTGTTTACCTTATGGTAGACACAGGGATCAGAGCCATGAGTTCATCTGCTCAG GTCTGCTGGTTGAGCCGctcatcttcctctcttcctccactGACGGGGTCTCCACAGGCAGAAAGCAGGGGTCTGAGCTCCTCATTGGCTCAAATTTCAGCATCATCTGCTCCATCAGACCTCAGTATGAAGGCGGCTCCTTCCAGCTCATCTTCAGCACCTCTAACTACACTCAGAACCAGACCCTGCCAGCTGTTAATCACTCAGCCCTCTTCCTGTtctctgctgctggccacgcccaccaaggAACCTACCGCTGCGTTTACCACGTCTACGTTTTCTCCTATAACTTCTCCTCTATGAGCCAGCCTCTCAACGTCACTGTCTCAGGCAAAGTCATGGAGTCCATGAGGAAAAGTTCTGCTTCAG TTTCAGCCTCTCCCACTGCTTTGATCATCAGTCTGGTTGTCGTCCTGCTGGGTATGCTGGGATCAGTCCTGGTCCTCTACTTTAAG GCCAGAAGAAACCAGAAGTCTGGACCAGAAAACAACCATCATGATGAAGGATCCAGAGCTGAAGGCAGCTTAAAGGAGGAGACTGCAGTCTGA
- the LOC116707487 gene encoding scavenger receptor cysteine-rich type 1 protein M130-like isoform X3: MDQTALMLLLCLCSSALSDEVRLVAGRSRCVGRLEKKDLGDWKPVTDWNWDFTSAAGACRQLHCGSVVSLQRDENDNVEIVCSDSVRLVQGTNRCSGRLEVKTNQSWSSVCEKDFDLQDAEVVCREIGCGPPSVHQGALYGEAEAPVGSREFLCEGSESALLNCSSRKSSGRNSCSPGQAVGLTCSDNIRLVGEASQCAGRLEKIHQKEWRPVAVLDSYWDMNSVAAVCAELDCGSAVSARKSKEASERPVWGIWSYCLQSGSALQNCLVFYENSDQSHELICSGLLVEPLIFLSSSTDGVSTGRKQGSELLIGSNFSIICSIRPQYEGGSFQLIFSTSNYTQNQTLPAVNHSALFLFSAAGHAHQGTYRCVYHVYVFSYNFSSMSQPLNVTVSGKVMESMRKSSASVSASPTALIISLVVVLLGMLGSVLVLYFKARRNQKSGPENNHHDEGSRAEGSLKEETAV, from the exons ATGGACCAAacagctctgatgctgcttctgtgtctctgcagctcag CGCTGTCTGATGAAGTCAGACTGGTAGCAGGAAGGAGTCGCTGTGTTGGCAGACTGGAGAAGAAGGATCTGGGAGACTGGAAACCAGTGACTGATTGGAACTGGGACTTTACATCAGCAGCTGGAGCTTGCAGACAGCTCCACTGTGGATCTGTGGTGTCGTTACAAAGAGATGAGAACGACAATGTAGAGATCGTCTGTTCAG ACTCAGTCAGGCTGGTTCAAGGGACCAACCGGTGCTCAGGCAGACTAGAGGTGAAGACCAACCAGTCGTGGtcctcagtgtgtgaaaaagactTTGACCTGCAGGATGCAGAGGTGGTCTGCAGGGAGATTGGCTGTGGGCCTCCTtcagtccaccagggggcgctctatggagaagcagaggctccagtggggagcagagagttcctgtgtgaaggcagtgagtctgctctgctgaactgcagcagcaggaagagttcaggtagaaacagctgctcacctggtcaagctgttggactcacctgttcag ACAACATCAGGTTGGTGGGAGAGGCCAGCCAATGTGCCGGGAGACTGGAGAAGATACATCAAAAAGAGTGGAGACCAGTGGCTGTTTTGGATAGTTACTGGGACATGAACTcagttgctgcagtttgtgctgaactggactgtggttctgctgtttcagcAAGAAAGTCAAAGGAAGCTTCAGAGAGACCAGTTTGGGGGATCTGGTCTTACTGTTTGCAGTCAGGATCTGCATTACAGAACTGTTTAGTTTTCTATGAAAACAGTGATCAGAGCCATGAGCTCATCTGCTCAG GTCTGCTGGTTGAGCCGctcatcttcctctcttcctccactGACGGGGTCTCCACAGGCAGAAAGCAGGGGTCTGAGCTCCTCATTGGCTCAAATTTCAGCATCATCTGCTCCATCAGACCTCAGTATGAAGGCGGCTCCTTCCAGCTCATCTTCAGCACCTCTAACTACACTCAGAACCAGACCCTGCCAGCTGTTAATCACTCAGCCCTCTTCCTGTtctctgctgctggccacgcccaccaaggAACCTACCGCTGCGTTTACCACGTCTACGTTTTCTCCTATAACTTCTCCTCTATGAGCCAGCCTCTCAACGTCACTGTCTCAGGCAAAGTCATGGAGTCCATGAGGAAAAGTTCTGCTTCAG TTTCAGCCTCTCCCACTGCTTTGATCATCAGTCTGGTTGTCGTCCTGCTGGGTATGCTGGGATCAGTCCTGGTCCTCTACTTTAAG GCCAGAAGAAACCAGAAGTCTGGACCAGAAAACAACCATCATGATGAAGGATCCAGAGCTGAAGGCAGCTTAAAGGAGGAGACTGCAGTCTGA
- the LOC116707487 gene encoding scavenger receptor cysteine-rich type 1 protein M130-like isoform X1, producing the protein MDQTALMLLLCLCSSALSDEVRLVAGRSRCVGRLEKKDLGDWKPVTDWNWDFTSAAGACRQLHCGSVVSLQRDENDNVEIVCSDSVRLVQGTNRCSGRLEVKTNQSWSSVCEKDFDLQDAEVVCREIGCGPPSVHQGALYGEAEAPVGSREFLCEGSESALLNCSSRKSSGRNSCSPGQAVGLTCSDQDNIRLAGEASRCAGRLEMLYQEEWRPVDVMDSYWNMNLAAAVCAGLDCGSAVTARKSKEASEGPVWRIWSGCFQSGSSLKNCLPYDENSDQSHELICSGLLVEPLIFLSSSTDGVSTGRKQGSELLIGSNFSIICSIRPQYEGGSFQLIFSTSNYTQNQTLPAVNHSALFLFSAAGHAHQGTYRCVYHVYVFSYNFSSMSQPLNVTVSGKVMESMRKSSASVSASPTALIISLVVVLLGMLGSVLVLYFKARRNQKSGPENNHHDEGSRAEGSLKEETAV; encoded by the exons ATGGACCAAacagctctgatgctgcttctgtgtctctgcagctcag CGCTGTCTGATGAAGTCAGACTGGTAGCAGGAAGGAGTCGCTGTGTTGGCAGACTGGAGAAGAAGGATCTGGGAGACTGGAAACCAGTGACTGATTGGAACTGGGACTTTACATCAGCAGCTGGAGCTTGCAGACAGCTCCACTGTGGATCTGTGGTGTCGTTACAAAGAGATGAGAACGACAATGTAGAGATCGTCTGTTCAG ACTCAGTCAGGCTGGTTCAAGGGACCAACCGGTGCTCAGGCAGACTAGAGGTGAAGACCAACCAGTCGTGGtcctcagtgtgtgaaaaagactTTGACCTGCAGGATGCAGAGGTGGTCTGCAGGGAGATTGGCTGTGGGCCTCCTtcagtccaccagggggcgctctatggagaagcagaggctccagtggggagcagagagttcctgtgtgaaggcagtgagtctgctctgctgaactgcagcagcaggaagagttcaggtagaaacagctgctcacctggtcaagctgttggactcacctgttcag aTCAAGACAACATCAGGTTGGCGGGAGAGGCCAGCCGATGTGCCGGGAGACTGGAGATGTTATATCAAGAAGAGTGGAGACCAGTGGATGTTATGGATAGTTACTGGAACATGAACttagctgctgcagtttgtgcgggactggactgtggttctgctgttaCAGCAAGAAAGTCAAAGGAAGCTTCAGAGGGACCAGTTTGGAGGATCTGGTCTGGCTGTTTCCAGTCAGGATCTTCATTAAAGAACTGTTTACCTTATGATGAAAACAGTGATCAGAGCCATGAGCTCATCTGCTCAG GTCTGCTGGTTGAGCCGctcatcttcctctcttcctccactGACGGGGTCTCCACAGGCAGAAAGCAGGGGTCTGAGCTCCTCATTGGCTCAAATTTCAGCATCATCTGCTCCATCAGACCTCAGTATGAAGGCGGCTCCTTCCAGCTCATCTTCAGCACCTCTAACTACACTCAGAACCAGACCCTGCCAGCTGTTAATCACTCAGCCCTCTTCCTGTtctctgctgctggccacgcccaccaaggAACCTACCGCTGCGTTTACCACGTCTACGTTTTCTCCTATAACTTCTCCTCTATGAGCCAGCCTCTCAACGTCACTGTCTCAGGCAAAGTCATGGAGTCCATGAGGAAAAGTTCTGCTTCAG TTTCAGCCTCTCCCACTGCTTTGATCATCAGTCTGGTTGTCGTCCTGCTGGGTATGCTGGGATCAGTCCTGGTCCTCTACTTTAAG GCCAGAAGAAACCAGAAGTCTGGACCAGAAAACAACCATCATGATGAAGGATCCAGAGCTGAAGGCAGCTTAAAGGAGGAGACTGCAGTCTGA